The Archocentrus centrarchus isolate MPI-CPG fArcCen1 chromosome 12, fArcCen1, whole genome shotgun sequence nucleotide sequence ACTCTCTTCTTATTGTTATGCTGAACCATGTGATGTGGAATGTACCAAGCTTCCTCAGACTTCTCCACATCTCCAGGTTGCAGTTTAAGTATGTATCCAGCATCCTCCAGTTTCTTAATCTCAGACTTATATGCTTCCCCTTGATCAGGAGTTTTCACCAGTCTCCTTTCGATATTTCTGAGAAGGGGGAGAGTTGCTTCGGGAGTTGTATGCAGCGGTTCTGCGCCCTTAATGCGAAGCATTGGAATGGCATATCTGTGTATCCCGCTAACCTCGACTCTGACGGTTTTCTCTTCTAGGATACGCAAAGCCTCACTATCTTGGCGGGACCTTGTTACTACCTTGGAGCTTCGATATGGAAGAACATCCAGTTGCCAGAGTCTTTCAATCTGTTGATGCAACTCAGTGTCGGgagactgaaatgaaatgaagtgacattgttgttcatctgatcCTGGTTTTATTCCTTCCGCAGGACCTTGTAATGTCCAACCTAGACGAGTCCTGACTGCTGCTGGTCCACTTGTATTTCCCAAGCGGACAGGTTCGGTAGGAGTGATTAAATGTGGGAAGTCAGATCCAATCAGGAGGAGTGGTTGCACCGTGTTTATTGGTTGAAGTGGAAGATCCTGCAGATGTTTGTATTTTCTCTGAAGAGCCTCAGTGGGTTGACTATGTTCAGCAAGGTGCAAAGATTTAGCTGTGAAGGCTCGATTGATCCCAAATGTCTTCGCTGGTTGAGTTATGGGGGAGACCGAGAATGAGACTGCGCTGCCATGAATGACCCGTGAGTCCCTTTTCACTGTGTGGAGTACAAGGGCTTCAGGCTCACCTTCCAAACCAAGCTTACGTGCAGCTCTGTGAAGCAGAATGGATCGTTCTGAACCATCATCCAGAACGGCAAAGGCGTCCATGCTTTTGCTTCCATTACTCAGTCGGACCTTGGCTATCTTGAGTAACACTTTACGCTTCGTTAGGGAACGTCCAACATAAAGGCTATCGTCCAGAGTGCTTGTCAGACAGGCACCCACAATGGTTCCTTGTTCTGGAGGTTTCCCCTTTTCCGGTGTGTCCCCCTTCCCCTGCCACTTCTCATTAACATCATGTAATATCAGCAGGTGTCTACGACCACAGGTTTTACAGGTTACTCTGAGAGTACATTTGGCAGACTGATGTCCTCTACCACAGCGCCAGCAGCGGTTATTTGTTCTTATCCACAGCACTTTCTGTTCCTTTGTGAGCTGCTGAAAGTCCTGACAGCCATTCAAGAAATGAGTAGAGTGGTCACAGTAGGAACAGTACATTTTACTCTTAATTTTCTCAGAAGTATTGGCGGTCTGTGGCAGCTCAGAAACTTTGATGTCTCCTGATTTCCCAGCACTAAGAAGTAATGCTGTAGTTCTTGAAGCCAGTTTCTTATCCTTATCCATGCCTCTTTTCCTTTGGTTGTCTCTGGTAGGAGTCAAGAACCTGGTGTTGTCTTCATACACTTGCATCCCAAAATCCAGCCACTCTCCAAGATCATACAGCGTTGGGATGGGGACCTCAGTGGGATGAACTCTCCTTCTGAAACTGCTTCTGAGTTCCTGTGGAAGCTTACTTAGCAACCTAGAAACAtgagatccacactggagttcaATGTTGCCTTCTCTTCCTAGCTGCTCTAACATGCCTAACAGGGAACGCACTCGTAAAGCAAACATGCGGAACGCTTCTCCATCCCCACTGCGGATGTCTGGTCCATCCATCAGTTCAGCTATGCGGGCCAAGGCAAGCTGGTGCGGCTGGCCAAACTGCCTGAACAGGGCATCCATTGTGTCTGTAAATGGATGTGGAGAGTTGCAAAAGGAATCTGCTATCAGCTGAGCTTCCTCTAATTTAAGATGGTCTGTGAGAACCTGATACTTAAAATGTTCAGAGGCACCCCCAGGTAGGATGTTGTCAAGAGCAATCCTAAGCCTGGAGAACTCCCGTGGGTCGGGATGCACAAAATAGGGAATAGTTGGAGCGGGACCACTATATGTGCCCTCATGCTTAGGTTTAGGTGCAGACGGCGAGCTAGGAATCATTCTGGAGGCACAAGGATCTTCTCTTCCCAAATGCACATCAGTGTCTGTGCAGTTGAACCTGGATGATCCGGGAGGGACTAACCTTCTAGGAGCTGGCACTGGATGTGTGGAGATCTTTGCCTCCACTGAACATCGTGGTGCAGGACTTAGAGACCCTGGTAGACTCGCTGATGCACTTTCCTGGTATGTTCTGTTCCCATATGTATAGCCTTGGTCTGCATGTTGCACACGCTCAACGTTGTGAGGGACTGCCGACTCATCTCTTATCCTTGCTGAAAGTGAATGATGCTCTACGTCTTCCCTCCTAGCTTTCTGTAGTGTGCGAATCCTGGGCTTTGGGACAGGAAATTCAGCTGAGTGTACTCGGTGTGCTGATGGAGCAGAAAACTTATCCTCGGCCTCACTAGCCATAAGTTTCTCCATTTTGTGTTCCATCACCTTTAACGACTCCAGTACTGTAGGCAACTGTGATGCCGTTCTCCGCAGCTCCTGCAACTCTCTCCTCATCTCACTGTTGTAGTGATATAATTCATCTCTATCTCTTGTGAGCTCCAATATAGCTTGCCGTTGGTTCTGATTTTCATAGCGTAAacgctccttttctctctcatcaTCAGAATGCTCCCACTGATCCATCACTCTCCAATCGGGAGGACTAAGTAGCTGGCTGACGGGTGCACTATAACGATCTTCAGCATCTGAATCACTGAAATCAGAAGGAGGTATCTGTGCTCTAGAAGCAGACTGACGCCCGGGCTGTCTAACATCCATCTGATAATGTGACAGATAGCTTGGTTGGCATATAACTCGTCTGGGCCTCACTACAGGCCGATCTTCATCTCCACTTTGCGCACTGGTTGCCATTTCCTGCAGTCTTTCCCTtaatccggctcgaaggaccaaaTTGTACTAAAGGCTTGGTTACTCTTAGGGGGAAAGGCTGCGGGCATCCGGTCAAGGATGAGGCGTTACTTGTCTTTTGTCGTTTATTTTAGTTCTGCTCACATTACAGTTCCTTTGTGCATGGTTTCTATAAAGTACACATCAAGAAAATACACTAATCAGGATTCAAATTATAAACCTGCACAATATGCTCAGTAATCTTCTTCCATCACTTATATACAGTTCAAACAGATAATAAGTAGCAAGCTACATCCTAAATGCCAAAGTAACTTCAGTAGGTCAGATAAAGAAGATAATTAACGGCTACATACATGACTATGGCGTCTGCAGGCGCCTACCGTTAGCTTATTTCCACATTCGCTAGGTAAACATGCAATGTCTTACACAAAATTAGCTAATTACCACTGAACTCAGTTATTACCAATTCAACGCTACCAAATAATATCAACTCTTAAATGTCATCTACTTACAGTtagctgcacgcacacacaaagctctCTTGAGTGGCCTAAACAACTTAAAGCTACTGGAAAGTCCGGTTTTGCTCGCTCACAGTCCTCCTGCACTCCATCGCCGTCCTGTGCTACTGCTCTGCTAAGTCCCGGAATCCTGAAGCGCTGATTGGTCGATGCTGATTATGATTGGCAGGCGAGCCGGCCAATGATGTACCAGATCAGCCTCTGATGCACCGGCAGACAAGTTTCCAGTCTTTTCCACAACACTCCATGGACCAACTATTCCTGATAAACACACAATCCACACTGAACAACAACTTTTTGATATAAGcttgacatttatttattttcaagattTTATACATGCAGATATGTGATATACAGACTTGGTTTCACATCAGCTTTAGTTTAAAGCACTTCAGGGGTTTCAGACTTCCtttgtttgaacagcaggtggcgCTTCTGCACAACCAATAACCTGAGGCTCAAACATACAGCAGCTGATTTGTTCCTTCCTCTCTACAGTCAGCATCCTTACACCTCTGATATaacaataatgataatgattatTGTTCTTCAAGGAATGATTTTGCTGTTGAAAATATCAGAAAGGCATCATTGAGACAGTGTCCTCCCCATCACCCATTGAGTAAACCAGGATTTTTAAACCATCTTCAGCTTCCCTTTCCTTCAACTATCAGAGAATCAAGAAAAGATTTAAATTGAGATATACCCCCAAAATAACTGTTATATTTATATGAAAAAGCAATGACCCTCTAAATTACTACTATCATTATTACTATCAATATTACTATCATTACACTTATTGGTTTTTACTCATCTACCACTTAGAACATGTCAGTgcataaaataaagacattttaactTCAGAATCTGCTTTCTACCACAATGATTTTATTgactttaatcatttttaactTAAAACCTCACAGATTTCAGCAAAGGAACCATGACCATAAACACCGAGTCCAACCAGGAAGGGCCCTGTGAAAGTTCCCGTCACTCTGTGGAGGAGCGTCATGGTTCGAGTCCTTTCAGAGATGCTGTAAAAGGACAGAATACTTGTACTGTAGGAATGTTCTCTAATTTTACTGTAACCCAGGTACACTCCAATTCTGGAGGACTCTGGACCTTTGATGAAAGTGCTGGAGCCGTAATGTCTGAACTCATAACCACCACAGAAACACTCCAATGCCCATGACCTGTCACTGTTTCCAAAAGTGCTCTCTCTTCCTGACCTGCTTATATCTTTGTAAGCTATGGCTATAAAAACATTCCcgctccactccacctcccagtagcTAGGTACTGTCAGACCTTCTCTACTCAGCACCTGAGGCCAATCAGTGAATCTGTCAGTGTGTACATAATACCTGATTGCTTGAGTAtaattatattttgcttttaagCCAGGCCCAAGCACAACACATCGATGTGCTGTGTTTAGATTGAAGGTGATctgacatttatattttaagaaTTCAGCTCTGGTTTTGGGCTCTAAAGGCTCCTCTTTAATTCCACTCAGTGAGGTTATAGTCCACTCCTTACTCATGATGTCCTCTGatgcagctgctgtcacatcctcgGTGTACCTCTGAGGATGAACATTGATGCTGGGGGAGTCTGTAGCTTCACTGAGAGGAGGCAGTAAGGTGtagttgtgtagaaactggGTGgggtcctctgtgtgtgagagctgctccagctcagcttttctcctcctcagctcagagatctcctgctgcagcaccttcacgatttcctctttctctttgagTTTCCTCTCCATGTTTTGCTGACTCTCCCTGAGCTCTCTCTGCTTCtcactcatttctgctgcagctgaaactgTTTCATGGCCTTTATGTTCATCCATGGCGCACAGATAACAGATACACTTCTGATCAGTGCGGCAGAAGATCTTCATCACCTCACTGTGGTGAGAGCAGATGATCTCCTGGAGCTTCTGGGAGGGGTCCACCAGCTTGTGCTTCTTTAATGCAGCTACTTCATagtgaggctggaggtgctgctCACAGTACGAGACCAGACACTGCAGACAGGACTTGATGGCTTTCAGCTTTCTTTCAGTGCAGAAATCACAGCTCACATCTCCTAATCTAGGAACACCAGAGGAagcagcttggagtccagtcttcttTGTGTCCTCCACTAAACCTGCTATCACAGTGTTTTTCACCAGAGCAGGCCTCGGTGTGAAggtctgtctgcactgaggaCAGCTGTGGCTTTGCTTCTGATCCTCTTCATCCCAGTAGCTTTTAATACAGTTCATACAGTAGCTGTGTCCGCAGGGAATAGTCACCGGATCCTTCAGCAGATCCAAACAGACCGAACAGCAGAGTTTGTCTCGGTCCTGCTGATTTTCTTGCTGCGCCATTTCCGGGATGGTAAATGCAGCCTTCCTTATTGTCGCCTCACCTGTCCAACAAGTTTTACCCACTCAAAGTTTCCCACGTATAATGAGCAGATCAGATCCACAGTTCTTATAGCTGGATAATATAAAACTGAAGAAGTTTGGATCTGGAAAGCTGGAAGTTAACTTCCGTAATTCAGCGTGGGATCGTCGCTTtaagtcttcttcttctttttccttctttttcttcttcttgtggttttaatggcggttggcaaaccagcttagaggtgctataccaccacctactggactggatcATCTCTCAACGTGACCATACACAATGAACAACAAAGGAGGCGGTGCATAAAGGCACAGGaggttcctcctcctcttcttgggAGTGAACACGGAGATCAGAGTTTCCAAGGGTATTGAAGATCATCAAGATTTGTTTTTGGCACGTGTGACATGCCTTTGTGTTCCTGTTTGCCAGCAGTGGTTTTAGTAAAGTCGGAAAAGTGTGTAAGTTCATTTACgccactgaaaaataaaaatcaccatCCGTAGCTCAAAATTTCGGGTTAAATTTGATGGGATGCAGTCCTGCATTAAAACGGTGCAGAGGGCGCAACCTTGTGATTACTGCTTATATTTTAGcttctttttattcttattgGTTAATATTGGTAATATTGGTAGTTGTAAAGCTGGCTTGCTGAAAGAACCCTGAACATCGGGATATGTTCATATTCTGCTTCCAAAGTAAATCATGCATCTATGTTCAGATTAACATTCAACACCACGATGACTGGAGAGTCAGTGTCTGATTTATAGACGATGTGGAGAATTTGTTCTTCCGATTGCCAGTTGCTTCATTTGAACACCAGGTGGCACTGCTGCATAAAACTTAATAGTGCACACATGAACTGGGCCCTATACTACGAAGCGAGTTCAGCATACCCAGGTTAACTTGCCCTTATGTGATTCACCTACCCTAACACTGGTGATCAGGATGAACAGTGGCACGAAGCTGGTTATTATTAACTTGCTAAGTTAACCAGCGTTTTCCCTGCACGCTCACATGAAAGGGTGGTGTTGAAAGCATGTGACCAATCTGTTCTTCTACATTAAAGGATCCCTATGAGCGCCACCTACTCCAGAGACACGCAAACGTtgattaaaaatctataaagaacataaaatatgtgccagtaaaatgcaacactgttgtaAAACGGACCAgatgaatgctgcagcagatcATAAATCTGGTTAATTATTGCacaaagcagtaaaataaacatttaattcCACTAAATGATTTTATCTttgagtgctgctgtttatttctgagGTGGTGGCTGCACATTAAAGCTTCCTCATGTTAGTTTgtcagcagatcaaagtgaaattctttttatttgattgaacaggtattcttgctgtgtgtgtgtgtgtgtgtgtgtgtgtgtgtgtgtgtgtgtgtgtgtgtgtgtgtgtgtgtgcgcgcgcgcgcactgtgttctagtagctgcaGTAAAAGAGACTACAGCCGACTTTAACCTGAAACTCTGAACGTAACCTGCTCCTGatattctctcagctgcagacttgATGTTTGAGGGTTTGAGAGTGAAGTTTAAATATAACATAGACTTAGTCTGCATACAAATTTGGTATGAAGTCTGCAAGTACAGTGTAGGTGTtctgttttaggatcatattTGAACACTTACAGAACAGTAAAActgttgtaaaataaaaagaaaataataaagttgAAGAATCAACTAATATTCACTATTTATTTCagatgctcatcagggaaaaACAAAGACTTTAGACCCTTCTACTCTCCCTGCAGAAGTCCGAGGaatcttccaggaatggtgacgCTTTTTTGGGAGAACTGATCGGTCAGCAGGTGCTGATTTCATGCCTGTTGATCTGTAATCTGGAACTTAACTTACTTCAGAGCAGGTCAGGTCTGCAGCTGAAGTTACAGCAGGGATTTACCCCAGTAAGAAGTGAGCCACCTCTGTAGTACAGAAAACCCAGGGGTACCCCTGAAGTTACCCGGATAAGTCAAAATCCTGCTTCATAATACAagcccttttttccccctcaaaaTCCACAAATTATTCTCAGAatattgagagaaaaaaaaaagcaaagatccAAAATTCCCCCCTTCAAATTCCATGTCACAGAATAAATTCCTCTGTTTACTAGATTAGTTTGGGTTTAAAAGGTCAATATGTCTGCAGTGCTTTTAGTCTGATAAGAATGTAATTACCAGAATGGATGAATACATTTTGCTACAaatttttatcttcttttttttgtaatcatttCTTATCTTTGTGCTTTGCAAAGACAAGAAAATACACTTTTGTTTTCCCCCATCtgaggattttgtttgtttgtttacaaaagtatgtaacagcCGTGTAATAacatacaacttcctgttcgaAGAGGAAGCTTGGGTTATATGCATATCAgatccatctaatcacaaatatctaggagaaattaaaaatgccagAGCTCAAGTCTCAGGaggttcatccatccatccatccatccatccatccatccatccatccgtccatccatccatccatccatccgtccgtccgtccgtccgtccgtccatccatctcttctctttatcctgttcagggtccaGATGGATAGTTTAGATGTTTTTCCCATACCTTACCTTAAACCTGTAGCATACAAAGATGCAGCAGTTGAAACCCAAATGATCACTAGATGAAACAACAGTCTTTAAGATTGTTGGAATAAAACTGAGAACATGTGGGAGCAAGATGATTATTGAATACATATTAGTTTCCTTTTATTCTCACTGGTTAATATTTGTACCTGCAGCCCTGAACATTTGGTGCTCTTCAGAGAGTGAATCCCTGTTTAGATCAACATTCAGCTGTATTCTGTAAGGATGTGACACACATGGTGTGACAAgaggggaaacacagacaccaaAAACTGGACTGATTTATTATGAAGACACAAGAGGTTCTCTATCAGCATCTTCATCACATGCAGAAGTTTCTTCTTAGAAACTTGTATGACGATGCACCTTCATGACTCTGTTCACAGCAgagtaacaaacaaaaaaatcatccttGTTTTTACTCAGAGACTAAACTAACTCGAAAGAGACG carries:
- the LOC115789766 gene encoding tripartite motif-containing protein 16-like, with amino-acid sequence MAQQENQQDRDKLCCSVCLDLLKDPVTIPCGHSYCMNCIKSYWDEEDQKQSHSCPQCRQTFTPRPALVKNTVIAGLVEDTKKTGLQAASSGVPRLGDVSCDFCTERKLKAIKSCLQCLVSYCEQHLQPHYEVAALKKHKLVDPSQKLQEIICSHHSEVMKIFCRTDQKCICYLCAMDEHKGHETVSAAAEMSEKQRELRESQQNMERKLKEKEEIVKVLQQEISELRRRKAELEQLSHTEDPTQFLHNYTLLPPLSEATDSPSINVHPQRYTEDVTAAASEDIMSKEWTITSLSGIKEEPLEPKTRAEFLKYKCQITFNLNTAHRCVVLGPGLKAKYNYTQAIRYYVHTDRFTDWPQVLSREGLTVPSYWEVEWSGNVFIAIAYKDISRSGRESTFGNSDRSWALECFCGGYEFRHYGSSTFIKGPESSRIGVYLGYSKIREHSYSTSILSFYSISERTRTMTLLHRVTGTFTGPFLVGLGVYGHGSFAEICEVLS